From Luteococcus japonicus, one genomic window encodes:
- a CDS encoding inorganic phosphate transporter encodes MTVELLLLGLVVITAIAFDFTNGFHDTGNAMATSIATGALAPKVAVTLSAVLNLVGAFLSVEVALTVTNAVIKIQDTSGAPKTEYLANHGHLLLMIVFCGLVGGITWNLLTWLLGLPSSSSHALFGGLVGSTLAALGASGVNWAGNGSKIDGVLGKVILPALASPVIAAVVATCGTWLVYRITEGVAERYKESGFRWGQIGTASLVSLAHGTNDAQKTMGVITLALIASGHWTSTDSIPGWVKVVCALAIALGTYLGGWRIIRTLGKGLVEISSPQGMAAEASSAAVILTSSHLGFALSTTHVATGSILGTGLGRKGAEVRWGVALRMVSAWLITLPAAGLVGGLCYLIGSSLPGYLGVLTVFAILVGLSGYFFIHSRRKPVSAHNVNDEWDPATAPAATHVTH; translated from the coding sequence GTGACTGTAGAACTGCTGCTGCTGGGACTGGTCGTGATCACGGCCATCGCCTTCGACTTCACCAATGGCTTCCACGACACCGGCAATGCGATGGCCACGTCCATCGCCACGGGGGCGCTTGCGCCCAAGGTTGCAGTGACGCTGTCCGCCGTCCTCAACCTCGTCGGGGCCTTCCTGTCGGTCGAGGTGGCGCTGACCGTCACCAATGCCGTGATCAAGATCCAGGACACGTCTGGTGCACCGAAGACGGAGTACCTGGCAAACCACGGGCACCTGCTGCTGATGATCGTCTTCTGCGGTCTGGTCGGTGGCATCACCTGGAACCTGCTGACCTGGCTGCTGGGCCTGCCGTCGAGCTCCTCTCACGCGCTCTTCGGTGGCCTGGTCGGTTCCACGCTGGCGGCGCTCGGTGCCAGCGGCGTGAACTGGGCGGGCAATGGGAGCAAGATCGACGGTGTGCTGGGCAAGGTCATCCTGCCCGCGCTGGCCTCGCCGGTGATCGCCGCGGTGGTGGCCACCTGCGGCACCTGGCTCGTCTACCGGATCACCGAGGGCGTGGCGGAGCGGTACAAGGAGTCCGGCTTCCGCTGGGGACAGATCGGCACGGCCTCATTGGTCAGCCTGGCCCACGGCACCAATGACGCCCAGAAGACGATGGGCGTCATCACGCTGGCTCTGATTGCCTCGGGCCACTGGACCAGCACCGATTCCATCCCCGGCTGGGTGAAGGTCGTCTGCGCGCTCGCCATCGCCCTGGGTACCTACCTGGGCGGTTGGCGCATCATCCGCACCCTCGGCAAGGGCCTGGTGGAGATCAGTTCCCCCCAGGGCATGGCGGCGGAGGCTTCTTCGGCAGCCGTCATCCTGACGTCCAGCCACCTGGGCTTCGCACTGTCCACCACCCACGTCGCCACCGGGTCGATCCTCGGCACAGGCCTGGGTCGCAAGGGTGCCGAGGTGCGCTGGGGCGTTGCATTGCGCATGGTCAGCGCCTGGCTGATCACCCTGCCCGCTGCCGGTCTGGTCGGAGGCCTGTGCTACCTCATCGGCAGCAGCCTGCCCGGCTACCTCGGGGTGCTGACGGTCTTCGCGATCCTCGTCGGGCTCTCGGGCTACTTCTTCATCCACTCGCGCCGCAAGCCGGTCAGCGCCCACAACGTCAACGACGAATGGGACCCTGCCACCGCCCCGGCCGCCACCCACGTCACTCACTGA
- a CDS encoding DUF3349 domain-containing protein: protein MANPMTKILAWLRAGYPEGVPQGDYIALLGLLHRSLTDEEVERLAIEFYRGEQGVDDSLTEDQIRATIREQIHLNPSKDDVLRVLERIEAGGWPHVHPSAEPSGH, encoded by the coding sequence ATGGCCAATCCCATGACCAAGATCCTTGCCTGGCTGCGCGCCGGTTATCCCGAGGGTGTTCCCCAGGGGGACTACATCGCGCTGCTCGGACTGCTGCACCGTTCCCTGACCGACGAGGAGGTGGAGAGGCTGGCCATCGAGTTCTACCGGGGTGAGCAGGGCGTCGATGACTCCCTCACGGAGGACCAGATCCGAGCGACGATCCGCGAGCAAATCCACCTGAACCCGAGCAAGGACGACGTCCTGAGGGTCCTCGAACGGATCGAGGCGGGTGGCTGGCCCCACGTCCACCCGTCCGCAGAGCCATCGGGCCACTGA
- a CDS encoding DUF3349 domain-containing protein yields the protein MFSYLDRVIDWLKAGYPQGIPDRDYIPLVAVLKRRLTSEEIQELGHQLTDSGLVPADRIDVGTGYLAITDELPSVEELDRVTLKLREAGWPVDNSRWREWPGPSTDARQP from the coding sequence ATGTTCTCCTACCTCGACAGGGTGATCGACTGGTTGAAGGCCGGCTATCCACAGGGGATCCCGGACCGGGACTACATCCCACTGGTGGCGGTGCTCAAACGCCGGCTGACCAGCGAGGAGATCCAGGAACTCGGCCATCAGCTGACCGACTCCGGCCTGGTGCCGGCGGACCGGATCGACGTCGGTACCGGCTATCTCGCCATCACCGACGAGCTGCCCAGCGTCGAGGAGCTGGACCGGGTCACCCTGAAGCTGCGCGAGGCGGGTTGGCCCGTCGACAACTCCCGGTGGAGGGAATGGCCCGGCCCATCCACGGACGCACGGCAACCCTGA
- a CDS encoding PspA/IM30 family protein translates to MAGIFQRISTIFRAKADKALDRAEDPRETLDYSYQRQLDLLQKVRRGVADVATSRKRVELQASQLNAEVDKLTTQAQRALEQGREDLAREALTRKSGLQQQLGDLQAQHAQLQGEEEKLVRASTRLQAKVDAFRTRKETIKATYSAAEAQTRINEAFSGISEEMGDVGLAVQRAEDKTQEMQARAGAIDELLASGTLDDPSGTYKDDITRELDQLASTSQVEDELAALRAKVSGEIAPATKPVAPAIEGGAAAPKAQPAQQPVADEEGQS, encoded by the coding sequence ATGGCTGGCATTTTTCAGAGGATCTCCACGATCTTCCGAGCAAAGGCGGACAAGGCGCTGGACCGCGCGGAGGACCCGCGCGAAACGCTCGACTACTCCTACCAGCGTCAGCTCGACCTGCTGCAGAAGGTGCGTCGCGGTGTTGCGGACGTCGCCACCAGCCGCAAGCGCGTCGAACTGCAGGCCTCGCAGCTCAACGCCGAGGTGGACAAGCTCACCACCCAGGCCCAGCGTGCATTGGAGCAGGGCCGAGAGGACCTGGCCCGCGAGGCACTCACCCGCAAGTCCGGACTGCAGCAGCAGCTGGGCGACCTCCAGGCCCAGCATGCCCAGCTCCAGGGCGAGGAGGAGAAGCTGGTGCGCGCCTCCACCCGGCTGCAGGCGAAGGTCGACGCCTTCCGCACCCGCAAGGAGACCATCAAGGCCACCTACTCGGCCGCCGAGGCGCAGACCCGGATAAACGAGGCCTTCAGTGGCATCAGCGAGGAGATGGGCGACGTCGGTCTTGCCGTCCAGCGTGCCGAGGACAAGACGCAGGAGATGCAGGCCCGCGCCGGTGCCATCGACGAGCTGCTGGCCTCCGGCACCCTCGACGACCCTTCGGGCACCTACAAGGACGACATCACGCGTGAGCTGGATCAGCTGGCCTCCACCAGCCAGGTCGAGGACGAGTTGGCTGCCCTGAGGGCCAAGGTCTCCGGTGAGATCGCCCCGGCCACCAAGCCGGTGGCCCCGGCCATCGAGGGCGGCGCCGCTGCACCGAAGGCCCAGCCGGCCCAGCAGCCCGTCGCCGACGAGGAGGGCCAGTCATGA
- the pspAA gene encoding PspA-associated protein PspAA, producing MIVRILGEGQWRVAPEAMQSLNELDDRVADALRKDDQEALQSSLALLLEQVRAGEPLADDDLVESDLIIPDSSASLDEVRAFLEEQGNGEGLIPG from the coding sequence ATGATCGTCCGCATCCTGGGCGAAGGCCAGTGGCGCGTCGCGCCGGAGGCCATGCAATCCCTCAACGAGCTCGACGACCGCGTTGCCGATGCCCTGCGGAAGGACGACCAGGAGGCCCTGCAGTCCTCACTCGCCCTCCTGCTGGAGCAGGTCCGAGCCGGTGAGCCGCTGGCCGATGACGACCTGGTGGAGTCCGACCTGATCATTCCCGATTCCTCGGCCAGTCTCGACGAGGTGCGCGCCTTCCTGGAGGAACAGGGCAATGGCGAGGGATTGATCCCGGGCTGA
- a CDS encoding glycerate kinase, with translation MRVLVATGAFQDLTSAQTGAAMARAWAELGAQCAVVPIAETGQGFGRAWADLVQAGPTDWSDVEVFAADGGMALRFVDENPAEADEPSSSERLGVSVAALLAWAEHDGLPLPELWLEVPAWTWGDGGAGFWHATRQCHARLRGLRLHLVTTSAQAGLQLTGLRGITAATMHTTGAHPGELLAADQRLVDWCTSMGDPALGTTQGAGAVGGLGAAVLALGGDIVTGPREVARHARLADSVQQADLVVTGYDELDFGSKGGDLVPVVTELAESAGRPVVALARHNWISARELRTMGVEQGYALQSEDQGEAEVLTADGITAACRTIAGTWHW, from the coding sequence ATGCGAGTCCTGGTCGCCACGGGCGCCTTCCAAGACCTGACCTCCGCCCAGACCGGGGCCGCCATGGCCCGGGCCTGGGCGGAGCTCGGTGCGCAGTGCGCCGTCGTGCCCATCGCCGAGACGGGCCAGGGCTTCGGCCGCGCCTGGGCGGACTTGGTCCAGGCCGGACCCACGGACTGGTCTGACGTGGAGGTCTTCGCCGCAGACGGCGGCATGGCGCTGCGCTTCGTCGACGAGAACCCCGCGGAAGCGGATGAGCCCAGCAGTTCGGAACGGCTGGGCGTGTCCGTGGCCGCCCTGCTGGCCTGGGCCGAGCACGACGGCCTGCCGCTGCCGGAGCTGTGGCTGGAGGTTCCCGCATGGACCTGGGGCGATGGGGGAGCGGGCTTCTGGCATGCCACCCGGCAGTGCCACGCCCGGCTGCGGGGGCTGCGCCTGCACCTGGTGACCACCTCGGCGCAGGCCGGATTGCAGCTGACGGGACTGCGCGGCATCACGGCGGCCACCATGCACACCACCGGCGCCCACCCGGGAGAGCTGCTCGCGGCAGACCAACGGCTGGTGGACTGGTGCACGTCCATGGGTGATCCCGCTCTCGGGACCACGCAGGGAGCCGGCGCGGTCGGCGGGCTTGGCGCCGCGGTCCTGGCGCTGGGTGGTGACATCGTCACCGGACCTCGTGAGGTCGCGCGCCACGCGCGGCTCGCCGACTCCGTGCAGCAGGCAGACCTCGTCGTGACCGGCTACGACGAGTTGGACTTCGGCAGCAAGGGCGGGGACCTGGTGCCCGTCGTGACCGAGCTCGCCGAGTCGGCCGGACGGCCCGTGGTGGCGCTGGCCCGGCACAACTGGATCTCGGCGCGGGAGCTGCGCACCATGGGCGTCGAGCAGGGCTATGCGCTGCAGTCCGAGGACCAGGGGGAAGCCGAGGTACTGACCGCGGACGGCATCACCGCCGCCTGCCGCACCATTGCCGGTACGTGGCACTGGTGA
- a CDS encoding HesB/IscA family protein yields MTDITIQTSTDGIVLTDVAAAKVKSLLETEGRDDLALRVAVQPGGCSGLRYQLFFDERQLDGDVVKTYGDVNVVTDKMSAPYLAGAKIDFVDTIEKQGFTIDNPNAQGSCACGDSFH; encoded by the coding sequence ATGACCGACATCACCATCCAGACGAGCACCGACGGCATCGTCCTGACCGACGTGGCTGCCGCCAAGGTCAAGTCCCTGCTCGAGACCGAGGGTCGAGACGACCTGGCCCTGCGTGTGGCGGTGCAGCCCGGCGGCTGCTCCGGCCTGCGCTACCAGCTCTTCTTCGACGAGCGCCAGCTCGACGGTGACGTCGTCAAGACCTATGGCGACGTGAATGTCGTCACGGACAAGATGAGCGCCCCCTACCTCGCGGGTGCCAAGATCGACTTCGTCGACACCATTGAGAAGCAGGGATTCACCATTGACAACCCCAATGCGCAGGGTTCCTGCGCCTGTGGGGACTCCTTCCACTGA